The proteins below are encoded in one region of Sphingobacterium sp. R2:
- the secDF gene encoding protein translocase subunit SecDF yields MQGKGLIKLLVIVVSLACLYSLSFTWVTRNVERDAENFAKGDLAKEKSYLDSMAGEVVYNLGFAKYTYREAKANELALGLDLKGGMNVTMEISLDELIRNLANNPKDEKFNKALEQAVAKSKTSAKTVVALFMEEYKSIGATTPLSTFFSTKDNAALIKPGDSDSKVESFLQKEADNAIQNSYKVLRTRIDKFGVASPNIQIQQGTNRILIELPGVKDESRVRNLLQGSAKLEFYETYTNQEVYPLLENIDKTLASTLKAAPAATTNATADTSKKSDDLLSNLTGGKKDAKKDSAAVNLGQKNPLFEALRPAVYMGENQQMALMPGSMVGIASLKDTAKVNAYLQRPEVKSILPGNLKLLWAVKPEQKTPEQLSLYAIKGSGQDNGAVLTGDVITDATANFDEKNQPVVGMQMNSEGAREWKKITAKAAQNRDAIAIVLDNVVYSAPSVNGEIPNGSSSISGSFTVEDTKDLANVLKAGRLPTTAKIVEEAIVGPTLGQAAIDAGVNSAVIGIIVVMIFMIAYYNTAGIVANIAVLLNVFIIMGVLASLNAVLTLPGIAGIVLTMGTAVDANVLIYERIREELGLGKSIRQAVADGYKHALPSILDSQITTFLIGIILFLFGSGPILGFATTLMVGIITSLFTAILVTRVIFEWMLAKDFKIKVSFPWSAKTLQNANFKFVQKRKIFYAISIVAVLISAASIFTKGFSLGVDFQGGRTYTVRYDKPVDLEAVRTNLDDIFKKTTEVKVFGASNQLRITTTYHIEETSDAADKEVLDKLNQGLSKVDASNKHEILSSQKVGPSIATDIKSRATSSAIFSIIIVAAYILIRFHKWEYSIGAAIATIHDAIILLGLFSLLDGIVPFSLDIDQHFVAAILTVIAYSVNDTVVVFDRLREFVSKPNAHNEDLGDVVNHAINSTLSRTIITSLTIVFVLAVLFIFGGEVIRGFSFAILIGVIVGTYSSIILAAPSVYDLRKGKHLAEGNTAKKAEVVRP; encoded by the coding sequence ATGCAAGGTAAAGGGCTGATTAAACTTTTAGTGATAGTGGTGTCATTAGCGTGTCTATACTCCCTATCATTTACTTGGGTGACCCGCAATGTGGAGCGCGATGCTGAGAATTTTGCCAAGGGAGATTTGGCAAAAGAGAAGAGCTATCTAGACTCAATGGCAGGTGAAGTAGTGTACAATTTAGGGTTTGCAAAATACACCTATCGGGAAGCCAAAGCAAATGAACTCGCTTTGGGATTGGATTTGAAAGGTGGTATGAACGTAACCATGGAAATCTCGTTGGACGAATTGATCCGCAATTTGGCAAATAACCCAAAAGATGAGAAATTCAACAAAGCGTTGGAACAGGCCGTAGCAAAAAGCAAAACGAGTGCAAAAACAGTCGTTGCTTTATTTATGGAAGAATACAAATCCATCGGTGCGACAACTCCACTTTCAACATTCTTTTCAACAAAAGATAATGCTGCGCTAATTAAACCTGGTGATTCAGACTCCAAAGTTGAATCGTTCCTTCAAAAAGAAGCGGACAATGCCATCCAAAATTCCTACAAAGTACTTCGTACACGTATCGATAAGTTTGGTGTTGCATCGCCAAACATTCAAATTCAACAAGGTACAAACCGTATTTTGATCGAGTTACCTGGTGTCAAAGATGAAAGCCGTGTGCGTAACCTGCTTCAAGGCTCCGCAAAACTGGAGTTTTATGAGACCTATACTAACCAAGAAGTTTATCCATTACTGGAAAATATCGATAAAACTTTAGCATCAACGTTAAAAGCTGCTCCAGCTGCTACGACAAATGCCACAGCAGATACAAGCAAAAAATCAGATGATTTATTGTCTAATCTAACCGGTGGTAAAAAAGATGCTAAGAAAGACAGTGCTGCTGTAAATCTAGGTCAGAAAAATCCACTATTTGAAGCCTTACGTCCAGCTGTTTATATGGGCGAAAACCAACAAATGGCACTTATGCCAGGTTCAATGGTGGGTATTGCTTCGTTAAAAGATACCGCAAAAGTAAATGCATACTTGCAACGTCCTGAGGTAAAATCAATTCTTCCCGGAAACTTAAAACTTTTATGGGCTGTTAAACCTGAACAAAAGACACCTGAGCAATTATCCTTATACGCAATTAAAGGCTCAGGACAGGACAATGGAGCAGTATTAACAGGCGATGTGATTACCGATGCTACCGCGAACTTTGATGAGAAAAATCAACCCGTGGTTGGTATGCAAATGAACAGCGAAGGTGCACGTGAATGGAAGAAAATTACCGCAAAAGCGGCTCAAAACAGAGATGCAATTGCGATCGTTCTTGACAATGTGGTGTATTCTGCTCCTTCTGTAAATGGCGAGATTCCGAATGGTAGTTCTTCAATCTCAGGTTCTTTTACGGTAGAAGACACGAAAGATTTGGCAAACGTATTAAAAGCTGGCCGTCTTCCAACAACTGCTAAAATTGTTGAAGAAGCCATCGTGGGTCCTACTTTGGGGCAAGCTGCCATCGACGCCGGTGTTAACTCGGCTGTTATCGGTATTATCGTCGTAATGATCTTTATGATTGCTTACTACAATACAGCAGGTATCGTAGCAAACATCGCGGTGTTATTAAACGTATTTATCATTATGGGGGTATTGGCATCCTTAAATGCTGTACTCACCTTACCGGGTATCGCGGGTATCGTATTGACGATGGGTACCGCAGTGGATGCGAACGTCTTGATCTACGAACGTATCCGTGAAGAACTGGGCTTAGGTAAATCGATCCGTCAGGCGGTAGCAGATGGTTACAAACATGCGTTACCATCCATCCTGGATTCGCAGATCACAACCTTCTTAATTGGTATCATTCTATTCTTATTTGGTAGTGGTCCGATATTAGGTTTCGCAACAACGTTGATGGTGGGTATTATTACTTCATTGTTTACGGCAATCTTAGTGACACGCGTGATCTTTGAATGGATGTTGGCGAAAGATTTCAAAATTAAAGTCTCTTTCCCTTGGTCTGCAAAAACCTTGCAAAATGCAAATTTCAAATTTGTTCAGAAACGTAAAATCTTCTATGCGATCTCTATCGTAGCGGTGTTAATTTCTGCTGCATCTATTTTCACAAAAGGATTTAGTTTAGGCGTAGATTTTCAAGGTGGACGTACCTATACAGTTCGTTACGATAAGCCTGTAGACTTGGAAGCTGTACGTACAAACTTGGATGATATCTTCAAGAAAACAACGGAAGTAAAAGTTTTTGGTGCATCCAATCAGTTACGTATCACAACAACCTACCATATTGAAGAAACTTCTGATGCAGCTGATAAAGAAGTGCTGGACAAATTGAATCAAGGTCTATCGAAAGTAGATGCTTCCAATAAACATGAGATCCTTTCGTCTCAAAAAGTTGGACCAAGTATTGCCACTGATATCAAGTCCAGAGCAACCAGTTCGGCAATATTCTCTATCATCATTGTTGCAGCTTACATCTTGATCCGTTTCCATAAATGGGAATATTCAATTGGGGCAGCTATTGCAACAATCCACGATGCGATTATTTTATTGGGATTATTCTCTCTCTTGGATGGTATCGTACCGTTCTCGCTTGATATTGACCAACACTTTGTAGCAGCGATATTAACTGTAATTGCTTACTCGGTGAATGATACAGTGGTTGTATTTGACCGTTTACGTGAATTCGTATCTAAACCAAATGCACATAATGAAGATCTTGGTGATGTTGTAAACCATGCGATCAACTCGACATTAAGTAGAACAATTATCACATCATTGACAATCGTGTTTGTTCTTGCTGTATTGTTTATATTTGGTGGTGAAGTTATCCGTGGATTCTCATTCGCAATCTTAATCGGTGTTATCGTAGGTACATATTCATCGATTATCTTAGCTGCACCTTCAGTATATGATTTACGCAAAGGAAAGCATTTGGCAGAAGGTAATACTGCTAAAAAAGCTGAAGTCGTAAGACCATAA
- a CDS encoding MarR family winged helix-turn-helix transcriptional regulator: MLNEKFDRYSFILDQTAKKVKQFAQSSFAEKGFDITVDQWTILKALYETDQLSQKELAKRCGKDQPTLTRIVDILLKKNLAERVIDETDRRSLYLHLTEEGKLKVASLSPIVAEIRMKAWENLTAEDFDAFTRILNTIYNNLNIE; this comes from the coding sequence ATGCTAAACGAAAAATTTGACCGCTACTCTTTCATCTTGGACCAAACAGCCAAGAAGGTAAAGCAATTTGCCCAATCCTCTTTTGCGGAGAAAGGATTTGATATCACTGTGGATCAGTGGACGATTTTAAAGGCTTTGTATGAAACGGATCAGCTTTCGCAAAAGGAACTGGCGAAACGCTGCGGAAAAGACCAGCCAACATTGACACGGATCGTTGATATCCTTCTTAAAAAAAATCTAGCTGAACGGGTCATTGACGAAACAGACCGCCGGAGTCTTTATTTGCATTTGACGGAAGAAGGAAAATTAAAAGTAGCATCGCTTTCGCCAATTGTTGCGGAGATTCGTATGAAGGCCTGGGAAAATTTAACAGCGGAAGATTTCGATGCTTTTACAAGGATTCTGAACACTATATATAACAACTTAAATATAGAATAG
- a CDS encoding NAD(P)/FAD-dependent oxidoreductase: protein MINTDICIIGAGPVGLFAVFEAGLLKMRCHLIDVLPQVGGQLSEIYPHKPIYDIPGYPSITAQELIDKQLEQIKPFDPTFTLGERVEEITKQDDGSFIVATNDHTVVHTQVIVIAGGLGCFEPRKPEIPNLHFYEGKGVDYMVKDPAKYRDKKIVIAGGGDSALDWTFHLADIAQQVTLIHRSDSFRGAPDSAEKVFKLAQQGKINLLLSHSLINIHGNGSLSHVETTNKDKEVIATEADYFIPLYGLTPKLGPIADWGLNIDKNAIAVNTFDYSTNVERIYAIGDINTYPGKLKLILCGYHEAALMCQSAFKFVYPDQKLTFKYTTVNGINTF, encoded by the coding sequence ATGATAAATACGGATATCTGTATCATTGGAGCAGGACCTGTTGGCCTATTCGCTGTTTTCGAAGCTGGGCTTTTAAAAATGCGCTGCCATTTGATTGATGTGTTACCTCAGGTAGGCGGACAGCTGTCGGAGATTTACCCACACAAACCTATCTATGATATACCCGGTTATCCAAGTATAACCGCACAGGAGCTGATCGATAAGCAGCTTGAACAAATTAAACCTTTCGACCCTACTTTCACCTTAGGTGAACGTGTAGAAGAAATTACTAAACAGGACGATGGCTCTTTTATCGTGGCAACTAATGATCATACGGTTGTTCACACACAAGTTATTGTTATCGCCGGGGGCTTGGGCTGTTTTGAGCCGCGTAAACCGGAGATTCCGAATCTTCATTTCTATGAAGGAAAAGGGGTAGACTATATGGTAAAAGATCCCGCCAAGTACCGGGATAAAAAAATTGTTATTGCCGGTGGTGGCGACTCTGCGCTTGACTGGACCTTTCACCTCGCAGACATTGCGCAGCAGGTAACTTTAATACATCGGAGCGACTCCTTTCGAGGTGCTCCAGACTCAGCTGAAAAGGTGTTCAAATTGGCCCAGCAGGGGAAAATCAATTTATTGCTTTCCCACAGTCTGATCAACATTCATGGCAATGGCAGTTTATCCCATGTTGAAACAACCAATAAAGACAAAGAAGTTATCGCTACAGAGGCAGATTATTTTATTCCTCTATATGGACTTACACCCAAGCTTGGTCCAATCGCAGACTGGGGATTAAATATCGATAAAAATGCGATAGCGGTCAACACTTTTGATTACTCCACCAATGTAGAACGTATTTACGCAATCGGAGACATCAATACGTATCCCGGCAAGCTGAAACTGATTCTTTGTGGATATCATGAAGCTGCCCTGATGTGTCAAAGCGCTTTTAAATTTGTCTACCCAGATCAAAAATTAACATTCAAATACACCACGGTAAACGGTATAAATACATTCTAG
- a CDS encoding 2Fe-2S iron-sulfur cluster-binding protein: protein MDNNLINITVIDREGTENMLEIPTDINLSLMEILRASEYEILATCGGMALCATCHVEVIEGLESLASASDQELDMLDTLPDADDQSRLACQLYLQNCNNGMKIKIKGALQ from the coding sequence ATGGATAATAATCTAATTAACATTACTGTTATTGATCGGGAGGGAACCGAAAATATGCTGGAGATTCCGACCGACATCAATCTTTCACTGATGGAAATTTTAAGGGCATCAGAATATGAAATATTGGCAACCTGCGGTGGGATGGCTTTATGCGCTACCTGCCATGTTGAGGTTATTGAAGGTCTAGAATCGCTGGCTTCAGCGAGCGATCAGGAGCTCGATATGTTAGACACACTCCCCGATGCTGATGATCAAAGTCGGCTCGCCTGTCAGCTTTATCTACAGAATTGCAACAACGGCATGAAGATCAAGATAAAAGGCGCACTGCAGTAG